A window of Methanolobus sediminis contains these coding sequences:
- a CDS encoding sodium-translocating pyrophosphatase has product MESLIYLAPLAGLVSLLFAGFFAKSVLSEDAGSEKMQEIAGAVQEGAMAYLNRQYKTIAVVAIILAVLIFALLDEGAKIAAGFLVGAISSAAAGYVGMNVSVRANVRTASAASKGLQKAMSVAFRGGAVTGLAVVGLALLGTSGFYILYGDVDLVVGFGFGASLISLFARVGGGIFTKAADVGADLVGKVEAGIPEDDPRNAGVIADNVGDNVGDCAGMGADLFETYVVTVLASMLLGSLILDSYANAILFPLILGAVAIFASIISVFFVKVGSDGKIMKALYKGVAVSAVLCLVAFYFVTTSLMGDMKFYYASIVGVIIMVLMVVFTEYYTSTSFRPVKTIAAASETGAGTNVISGLAIGFESTALPVIIIIVGILSSFFIVGGAASPAIGLYGIAVAAAAMLSTTGMIVALDSYGPITDNAGGIAEMAGMPSNVRKITDALDAVGNTTKAVTKGYAIGSAALGALALFADYTGKVNLTGADLSLTKPVVLVGLFIGGLLPFVFSAVTMQAVGKAAFKIVNEVRRQFREIPGIMEGTAKPEYGKCVDIVTAAAIKEMAIPGALAIFTPVIVGLVLGPAALGGLLIGIIVCGLLLALTMDNGGGAWDNAKKLIEDGKYGGKGSEAHKAAVVGDTVGDPFKDTSGPALNALIKVVNMVAILFSALFIGKGLF; this is encoded by the coding sequence ATGGAATCATTAATTTATCTTGCCCCTCTTGCTGGTCTCGTTAGTTTGTTATTTGCTGGTTTCTTTGCAAAAAGTGTCCTTAGTGAGGATGCAGGTTCAGAGAAAATGCAGGAAATAGCAGGTGCCGTCCAGGAGGGTGCGATGGCATATTTGAATCGTCAATATAAAACAATAGCAGTTGTTGCTATCATTCTTGCAGTACTCATCTTTGCTCTCCTTGATGAAGGAGCTAAGATCGCTGCCGGATTCCTTGTTGGTGCAATAAGCTCTGCAGCAGCAGGTTATGTAGGTATGAACGTGTCCGTAAGGGCAAACGTCAGAACCGCAAGTGCAGCATCAAAGGGCCTTCAGAAGGCAATGTCCGTTGCATTCCGTGGTGGAGCTGTCACAGGTCTTGCTGTGGTCGGTCTCGCACTTCTCGGTACAAGTGGTTTCTACATCCTTTACGGTGATGTTGACCTTGTAGTCGGTTTCGGATTCGGTGCAAGTCTTATCAGTCTCTTCGCAAGGGTTGGCGGTGGAATTTTCACAAAGGCAGCCGATGTAGGAGCAGATCTTGTAGGTAAGGTTGAAGCAGGAATTCCTGAAGATGACCCACGTAACGCAGGTGTAATTGCTGACAACGTAGGTGACAATGTAGGTGACTGTGCCGGTATGGGTGCTGACCTCTTTGAGACATACGTAGTAACAGTTCTTGCATCAATGCTTCTTGGATCACTTATCCTTGATTCATACGCAAACGCAATTCTTTTCCCACTCATCCTTGGTGCAGTGGCAATCTTCGCTTCTATCATTTCCGTTTTCTTCGTGAAGGTCGGCAGCGATGGAAAGATCATGAAAGCACTCTATAAAGGAGTAGCAGTTTCTGCAGTTCTCTGTCTTGTCGCTTTCTATTTCGTTACAACTTCCCTCATGGGAGACATGAAATTCTATTATGCATCCATCGTGGGTGTAATTATCATGGTTCTCATGGTGGTTTTCACAGAATATTACACTTCAACTTCATTCCGTCCGGTAAAGACAATTGCAGCAGCATCCGAAACCGGTGCTGGTACAAACGTAATTTCCGGTCTTGCAATTGGTTTTGAAAGTACAGCACTTCCTGTAATCATCATCATTGTAGGTATCCTGTCTTCATTCTTCATCGTAGGTGGAGCAGCAAGCCCTGCAATCGGTCTTTATGGTATTGCAGTCGCAGCAGCAGCAATGCTCTCCACAACCGGTATGATCGTAGCTCTTGACTCATATGGTCCTATCACTGACAACGCTGGTGGTATCGCAGAAATGGCTGGCATGCCATCCAATGTACGTAAGATCACCGATGCACTTGATGCAGTAGGTAACACCACAAAGGCAGTCACAAAGGGATATGCAATTGGATCAGCTGCACTTGGTGCACTGGCACTTTTCGCAGATTACACAGGTAAGGTCAATCTTACAGGTGCTGACCTCAGTCTTACCAAGCCAGTTGTTCTTGTAGGTCTTTTCATTGGTGGACTGCTTCCATTCGTTTTCAGTGCTGTAACAATGCAGGCTGTAGGAAAGGCAGCATTCAAGATCGTAAACGAGGTTCGTCGCCAGTTCCGTGAAATCCCAGGAATCATGGAAGGAACTGCAAAGCCTGAATATGGTAAATGTGTCGATATCGTCACAGCAGCAGCAATTAAGGAAATGGCCATACCTGGTGCACTCGCTATCTTCACACCAGTGATTGTTGGTCTTGTACTTGGTCCTGCAGCTCTTGGTGGTCTTCTTATCGGTATCATTGTCTGTGGTCTGTTACTCGCCCTCACAATGGACAATGGTGGTGGAGCATGGGACAATGCTAAGAAGCTCATTGAAGACGGAAAGTACGGTGGAAAAGGCTCAGAGGCTCACAAGGCAGCTGTAGTCGGTGACACTGTCGGTGACCCATTCAAGGACACATCCGGACCTGCTCTTAACGCTCTGATCAAGGTAGTGAACATGGTAGCAATCCTGTTCTCAGCACTGTTCATCGGAAAGGGTCTCTTCTAA
- a CDS encoding DUF7847 domain-containing protein, with the protein MVEDIGTLVRKGFGTWTGNLNLCLPFILKIVASIMFFMFAVFLFTIMFIAPEMSDTIDPANMAQNELLDLLHSVFYENMLYIAVFSVFMFLIYMVIDSFITAGAIGMAKEALEKGHTKIGTMFTTGKRNYLNLFFVNVLILLLILAGMIFLVPGILSIDDINILLSNPDMAVASASLLVLGVIVWGFYILFISFLLFLVNYVLVVDELDPITAIETGVSLVLSNKLASIGIWLFIMGILFVLEFIGQITSYVDIIAQLWSLIDLLLSTIVIQPLVAVWLTRFYLDRTERKLYSFEDYLLD; encoded by the coding sequence ATGGTAGAGGACATTGGAACACTTGTTCGTAAGGGATTTGGAACATGGACCGGCAACCTTAACCTATGCCTGCCTTTTATATTGAAGATAGTTGCATCTATTATGTTTTTTATGTTTGCAGTATTTTTGTTCACTATTATGTTCATTGCTCCGGAAATGTCAGACACAATAGATCCTGCGAACATGGCACAGAATGAGCTGCTTGATCTGCTGCATTCTGTATTCTATGAAAATATGTTATATATAGCAGTTTTCTCCGTTTTCATGTTTTTGATTTACATGGTCATTGATTCTTTCATTACGGCCGGAGCTATAGGCATGGCCAAAGAGGCTCTGGAAAAAGGTCATACTAAGATAGGTACCATGTTCACAACCGGAAAAAGAAATTATCTGAACCTGTTCTTTGTCAATGTGCTGATTCTCTTATTGATATTAGCCGGCATGATATTCTTGGTTCCCGGTATTCTTTCCATAGATGATATCAATATTCTTCTGTCAAATCCAGATATGGCTGTTGCCAGCGCATCACTGCTGGTCTTAGGTGTCATTGTGTGGGGATTTTACATACTTTTTATCAGTTTTCTTCTCTTCCTTGTAAATTATGTGCTTGTGGTAGACGAACTCGACCCTATAACTGCAATTGAAACCGGAGTATCACTTGTCCTGTCCAATAAACTGGCATCCATAGGGATTTGGTTATTCATCATGGGAATCCTCTTTGTACTGGAATTCATAGGACAAATTACATCTTACGTTGATATAATAGCTCAGCTATGGTCACTTATCGATCTTCTATTGAGCACCATAGTAATACAACCTCTGGTAGCTGTATGGCTCACACGTTTCTACCTTGACAGAACAGAAAGGAAATTGTATTCCTTTGAGGATTACTTGCTGGATTGA
- a CDS encoding TIGR00269 family protein, which produces MDSKTIKCDKCNNNAIIFQKYSGMHLCRKHFIEDVERKIKLTIRKHYSIRKNEVIAVGLSGGKDSSTTLYILHKLFGQRPDIEIVGISIDEGIEGYRMDTIESARELTSKLGIRHIVRSFKDEYDTTMDEIAPQQREKGACSYCGVLRKSLLNKIALDIGATKLAIGHNLDDEAQTILLNHLKGDVSRMVRLAPPKELEGLVLRMKPLRHIPEKEVALYAYLQDLPLGFGGCPYAHEAMRREIRAMLNEFEVRHPGTKYALLSGFDKVSGILGREYPQEGLQSCNICGQACTEKICQACKLLKRDQSSK; this is translated from the coding sequence ATGGATTCAAAAACGATAAAATGTGACAAATGCAACAATAATGCAATCATTTTTCAGAAATATTCAGGCATGCACCTTTGCAGGAAGCATTTCATAGAGGATGTTGAACGCAAGATTAAGCTGACAATCCGGAAGCATTACAGCATCAGAAAAAATGAAGTGATAGCTGTTGGTCTGAGTGGTGGCAAGGACAGCAGCACAACTCTATATATACTCCATAAATTGTTCGGTCAGAGGCCTGATATTGAAATCGTAGGGATTTCCATTGATGAAGGAATTGAAGGCTATCGTATGGATACTATTGAATCCGCGCGTGAACTTACCTCAAAACTTGGAATCAGGCATATTGTCCGCTCATTCAAAGACGAATATGACACCACCATGGATGAGATAGCACCCCAGCAGAGAGAAAAAGGTGCTTGCAGCTATTGTGGTGTCCTCAGGAAATCACTTCTCAACAAAATTGCCCTGGATATAGGAGCTACAAAACTTGCTATCGGACACAACCTTGACGATGAGGCACAGACCATCCTGCTGAATCATCTGAAAGGCGACGTTTCCCGTATGGTAAGACTGGCTCCTCCAAAAGAGCTTGAAGGACTTGTGCTCAGGATGAAACCTCTGAGACATATTCCTGAGAAAGAGGTCGCACTTTACGCGTATCTCCAAGATCTACCCCTTGGTTTTGGTGGATGTCCTTATGCTCATGAAGCCATGAGAAGAGAAATAAGAGCAATGCTGAATGAATTTGAAGTGAGACATCCCGGTACAAAATACGCTCTGTTAAGCGGTTTTGATAAAGTATCAGGGATTCTTGGAAGAGAATACCCTCAGGAAGGACTTCAGAGTTGCAATATATGCGGCCAGGCATGTACCGAGAAGATATGCCAGGCTTGTAAACTGCTCAAACGTGATCAATCCAGCAAGTAA
- a CDS encoding tripartite tricarboxylate transporter permease, protein MSVLTDVPIWIFLISVVAGYLLGVISGLVPGIHTNNFALILLAFSPCLSENGLPVVCIASMILANSISHTFHDIIPSIFLGAPGEDTALAVLPGHTLLLEGQGAQAIRLSALGSAGSVVLSLLTVIPLSFLFVKGYQVIQNNMAYILIFVVLVMVMTEKGEYLRGEGRINVWRNRAFAFLLFGMSGLLGIFAFRMESFSSPIISWAEGSILLPLLSGLFGASQLIISLFSDPVIPMQYDSRPDLERNRILRGIVTGSIFGSIVAWLPGVSSSIATVFARLFVKEGSSSKNVFRDDRALLSSSKEFIVSISGVNTSNAIFGLMALAFIGKTRSGAMVAIDELMGAISLETPIVILFLCVILLTSLLSYLSTIYLGDNIHHVLERINYSRLCYSIIFFLAVMVLLSTGMFGILIFIISIPIGMLAPFLGVKKSHCMGVILLPVIIYFI, encoded by the coding sequence ATGAGTGTTCTGACAGATGTTCCCATATGGATATTTCTGATATCTGTGGTCGCCGGTTATCTACTGGGGGTTATCTCCGGTCTGGTCCCGGGAATTCACACCAACAACTTTGCACTCATACTTCTTGCATTCTCTCCCTGCCTTTCAGAGAACGGTCTGCCAGTAGTCTGCATTGCATCAATGATACTGGCAAATTCCATCTCACATACATTTCACGACATAATCCCATCAATTTTTCTCGGGGCACCCGGCGAGGATACCGCTCTGGCAGTACTTCCCGGTCACACCCTGCTGCTTGAAGGTCAGGGTGCACAGGCCATCCGTCTCTCAGCCCTTGGAAGTGCCGGTTCCGTAGTGCTTTCCCTTCTCACGGTAATCCCTCTTTCATTCCTCTTCGTGAAAGGTTATCAGGTAATTCAGAATAACATGGCATATATTCTCATCTTTGTTGTCCTTGTAATGGTCATGACAGAGAAAGGTGAGTACCTCCGCGGTGAAGGAAGGATAAACGTATGGAGAAACAGGGCCTTTGCGTTCCTGCTCTTTGGAATGAGTGGCTTGTTAGGTATTTTTGCATTCAGGATGGAATCTTTCTCATCTCCAATAATAAGCTGGGCAGAGGGTTCAATACTACTTCCACTTTTAAGTGGTCTCTTTGGTGCATCCCAGCTCATCATAAGCCTGTTCTCTGACCCGGTAATTCCCATGCAGTATGATTCAAGACCGGACCTGGAAAGGAACAGAATTCTCCGGGGAATTGTAACCGGAAGTATATTCGGGTCCATTGTAGCATGGTTACCGGGAGTTTCCTCTTCCATAGCAACTGTTTTTGCAAGACTTTTTGTAAAAGAGGGGTCAAGTTCAAAGAATGTATTCCGGGATGACAGGGCTTTACTGAGTTCCTCAAAAGAGTTCATCGTCTCGATCTCAGGTGTCAACACAAGTAACGCGATATTCGGATTGATGGCGCTTGCATTCATAGGAAAGACAAGGAGCGGTGCAATGGTAGCCATAGATGAGCTGATGGGTGCTATCTCTCTTGAGACTCCAATTGTCATTTTATTTTTGTGTGTCATACTATTGACATCATTGCTCTCATATCTCTCCACAATATATCTTGGCGATAACATTCACCACGTGCTGGAACGTATTAACTATTCCAGGCTTTGCTACAGTATCATCTTCTTCCTTGCAGTCATGGTATTGTTATCTACAGGGATGTTCGGTATACTCATCTTTATCATATCAATTCCAATAGGAATGCTTGCACCTTTCCTTGGGGTTAAAAAGAGCCATTGCATGGGTGTGATATTGTTGCCTGTGATCATTTATTTCATTTGA
- a CDS encoding ATP-binding protein, with protein sequence MSAFTQLDSGINRSYGGTGLGLALVKRFVEMHSGKTWAESELGKGSAFIFEIPLKTNSNCSYQQ encoded by the coding sequence ATTTCTGCCTTCACACAACTGGATTCCGGCATAAACCGATCATATGGAGGAACGGGGCTTGGTTTGGCACTTGTTAAGAGATTCGTGGAAATGCATAGCGGGAAAACATGGGCCGAGAGTGAATTGGGAAAAGGTTCTGCTTTCATATTTGAGATCCCTTTAAAGACCAATTCGAATTGCTCCTACCAACAATAA
- a CDS encoding cupin domain-containing protein yields MKIKTSCRDVEAYITKDGSSIKELMHPLVHGNSAQSIAEATVPAGASTLLHRHNVTEEIYHILSGCGLMTLGDESIFVEEGDSVCIHPGTFHNIKNIGEKELRLLCCCSPAYSHEDTEILGNKLINSL; encoded by the coding sequence ATGAAGATAAAGACTTCCTGCAGGGATGTTGAAGCCTACATAACCAAAGATGGATCGTCCATTAAAGAACTGATGCATCCTCTGGTTCATGGCAACTCTGCACAGAGTATTGCTGAAGCTACTGTTCCTGCAGGAGCTTCTACTCTTTTACACCGGCACAACGTTACTGAGGAAATATATCACATTTTATCAGGCTGTGGTCTGATGACACTTGGGGATGAATCGATTTTTGTTGAAGAGGGAGATTCTGTTTGCATTCATCCGGGAACCTTCCATAATATTAAAAATATCGGAGAAAAAGAACTTAGATTACTATGTTGTTGTTCTCCTGCTTATTCACATGAAGATACTGAGATACTTGGGAATAAGCTAATTAATAGCTTATAG
- a CDS encoding carbon monoxide dehydrogenase accessory protein CooC, producing MVKIAVTGKGGVGKTTLSGTLARMLARDGYDVLAIDADADMNLASSLGIEKAPQPLTDYKDLIEERAGEKGGMFNYNPKVDDVVNKFGVVGPDNVKMLVMGTVERGGSGCMCPASAFLKAFLRHVVLKDSSAVILDMEAGIEHLGRGTTRGIDLMIVVVEPGMRSIETAQRIKELSEGIEIKHLAAVINKGTSANIKPKLEELGIPVLGQIPYDPDLVEADFNGLSPIDVGGKWVDSVTEIKDRMLEMIAGFEKDN from the coding sequence ATGGTAAAAATTGCAGTCACGGGAAAAGGCGGAGTTGGCAAGACTACACTATCCGGCACTCTGGCAAGAATGCTGGCAAGAGATGGTTATGATGTGCTTGCCATTGATGCAGATGCTGATATGAATTTGGCTTCATCTCTGGGAATAGAAAAGGCTCCCCAGCCGCTTACCGATTACAAGGACCTCATTGAAGAAAGGGCCGGTGAAAAAGGCGGCATGTTCAATTACAACCCGAAAGTTGATGATGTTGTTAATAAATTTGGTGTTGTCGGACCAGATAATGTCAAAATGCTTGTAATGGGAACTGTGGAAAGAGGAGGAAGCGGCTGTATGTGTCCTGCTTCAGCATTCCTGAAAGCTTTCCTGAGACATGTGGTGCTCAAGGACAGCAGCGCAGTGATACTTGATATGGAAGCAGGTATCGAGCATCTAGGAAGAGGAACCACACGCGGAATCGATCTTATGATCGTTGTTGTTGAACCGGGTATGCGTTCCATTGAGACCGCACAGAGGATCAAGGAACTTTCCGAAGGTATTGAGATAAAACACCTTGCTGCAGTTATCAATAAGGGAACATCAGCTAACATCAAACCTAAACTGGAAGAGCTGGGAATACCGGTACTCGGTCAGATACCATACGACCCGGACCTTGTGGAAGCTGATTTCAACGGGCTTTCACCAATAGATGTTGGTGGTAAATGGGTGGATTCTGTCACTGAGATAAAGGACAGGATGCTTGAAATGATAGCCGGGTTCGAGAAAGATAATTAG
- a CDS encoding class I SAM-dependent methyltransferase, with the protein MESIGKVHNHTSEENLKMLPLWRQAISGIEITGSEDGFFTDKHSHYIVIHDPLKIKFPQSKEELNKRFCAGMGASVVSYIRKEGNMHYIRGLMAENGASIYSILPYTYFDKIEEAQFPQGYMEPRKMKSFSDVLPLLNGNNILDVGCGLGTLAIMMAEAKPDAIIYGIDVLDSAIEQCKFDAKFEGVTNTKFVVGSTYELPFEEGYFDTVACFFMLHHLDDIPRALIDIKRVLKPSGEVIAVEPIDHYHDVQRYPDDWKALFLDAGYKVDVWEKDNISYIRAGLK; encoded by the coding sequence ATGGAAAGCATAGGAAAAGTTCATAATCATACTTCGGAAGAGAACTTGAAGATGCTGCCTCTATGGAGACAGGCAATAAGTGGTATTGAGATTACAGGATCAGAAGACGGATTTTTCACAGATAAACACTCGCATTATATAGTAATACATGACCCGCTGAAAATAAAGTTTCCTCAAAGCAAAGAAGAACTAAACAAAAGGTTCTGTGCAGGCATGGGAGCTTCTGTTGTAAGTTACATCCGAAAAGAAGGAAACATGCATTATATAAGGGGTCTGATGGCTGAAAATGGTGCTAGCATCTATAGCATTTTACCATACACATATTTTGACAAAATCGAAGAAGCACAGTTCCCGCAAGGTTATATGGAACCAAGGAAAATGAAGTCCTTCAGTGATGTCCTTCCACTACTAAATGGAAATAACATACTTGACGTTGGCTGTGGCCTGGGAACCCTTGCAATAATGATGGCCGAAGCAAAGCCAGATGCCATAATATATGGAATAGACGTGCTTGATAGTGCCATAGAACAATGCAAATTCGATGCAAAATTTGAAGGTGTAACCAATACAAAATTTGTTGTAGGCAGCACGTATGAGTTACCTTTTGAAGAAGGATACTTTGATACAGTAGCTTGCTTCTTTATGCTGCATCATCTTGATGACATACCAAGAGCATTGATAGATATCAAAAGGGTTCTAAAGCCATCGGGCGAAGTAATTGCAGTGGAACCCATTGATCACTACCATGATGTACAAAGATACCCTGATGACTGGAAAGCACTCTTTTTGGATGCAGGTTACAAAGTAGATGTCTGGGAGAAAGACAATATATCATACATCCGTGCAGGTCTGAAGTAA
- a CDS encoding MFS transporter yields MDEKNRIILILGIMAFLANGDNYAAAPLLINISKDLNLTISTAALSVTAYMLSFGLFTLLFGPLSDRFGKAKIINIAAIGTAIFSILGGFAFNLQSLIFFRAVNGAFGAGILPVTLALVGQSFDSENRHKALGKVMGLMFLGGATATAIGGALAYLGSWRLVYITYGVAELIMALIMLRVLEKDQGIVDKFNLISAYKTPLTNFRFMRLVLLMFFVGFSVFGSFTYSGELLQSVTGYNILQVGLILSLFGVGTVIGGRIAPKVKSILNHAYLVSAGIIGFISLFAISAYTNLWILGIGLIGFGMAFIFMQSTLVATAQEKLHMMRGTAMSLASFNMFVGGASGTIFNGYIMSHYSISQIFYYAGYVILIAGLISSVFIARFEMRKKQGYYDNT; encoded by the coding sequence ATGGATGAAAAAAATAGAATCATTTTAATTTTGGGGATAATGGCGTTTCTTGCAAATGGAGATAATTATGCAGCCGCACCATTATTGATAAACATATCAAAAGATCTGAACTTAACAATAAGTACTGCTGCTTTATCTGTTACAGCTTATATGCTTTCATTTGGGTTATTCACACTGTTGTTTGGTCCTCTCTCTGACAGGTTTGGAAAAGCAAAGATAATTAACATAGCTGCAATTGGAACTGCGATATTCAGCATACTTGGAGGATTTGCTTTTAATCTTCAATCTTTAATTTTTTTCCGGGCAGTTAACGGAGCTTTTGGGGCAGGTATTCTGCCTGTAACGCTGGCACTAGTTGGACAGTCATTTGATAGTGAAAATCGGCATAAAGCTCTTGGAAAAGTAATGGGCCTCATGTTTCTTGGTGGTGCTACTGCAACAGCGATAGGTGGAGCATTAGCGTATCTTGGCTCATGGAGATTAGTATATATCACATATGGAGTCGCAGAACTAATAATGGCATTAATTATGCTAAGAGTTCTTGAAAAAGATCAAGGCATCGTAGACAAATTCAATCTTATCAGTGCTTACAAAACACCTCTAACGAACTTTAGGTTTATGAGGTTGGTACTGTTAATGTTTTTCGTCGGATTCTCAGTTTTTGGAAGTTTTACATATTCAGGAGAACTGCTCCAGTCAGTAACAGGATATAACATATTACAAGTGGGACTGATATTATCACTATTTGGTGTTGGAACTGTGATCGGGGGCAGAATTGCGCCAAAGGTTAAATCAATACTAAATCATGCTTATCTTGTAAGCGCAGGCATCATTGGATTCATATCCTTATTTGCGATATCAGCATATACTAACCTTTGGATCTTAGGTATCGGACTAATTGGTTTTGGAATGGCCTTCATTTTCATGCAGTCAACACTTGTAGCCACAGCTCAGGAAAAATTACACATGATGCGAGGCACTGCTATGTCATTAGCTTCATTTAACATGTTTGTGGGTGGTGCATCAGGAACAATATTTAATGGATACATAATGAGCCATTACAGCATTTCACAAATATTTTACTATGCAGGCTATGTTATATTAATTGCCGGACTAATTTCTTCAGTGTTTATTGCAAGATTTGAAATGAGAAAAAAACAAGGTTACTATGACAATACTTAA
- a CDS encoding formylglycine-generating enzyme family protein yields the protein MFCLIFLRRKNVVKLLSVFVLSISVILLSGCVADNNTDSESEQEISNSIGMDFILIPSGQFYMGSDSTPIVAFDDPLHEVSIDNAFYMGKYEVTQAQWEAVMGTNPSYFKGDNLPVEQVSWNDVQEFIQKLNEIENTDKYRLPTEAEWEYACKAGNDTGFSFTNEATDLDEYGWSDSYGWCAINSNGTTHSVGGKKANSWGLYDMHGNVWEWVQDNWHDNYENAPADGTAWEDENNSNHVGKGGSWMDGPNYCKSAFRGSLDANSTSYVLGFRIVKEI from the coding sequence GTGTTCTGTTTGATATTCCTGAGAAGAAAAAATGTTGTGAAACTTTTATCTGTTTTTGTCTTATCAATTTCTGTAATATTACTATCCGGTTGTGTTGCAGATAATAATACAGATTCTGAATCTGAGCAGGAAATCAGCAATTCTATAGGAATGGATTTTATCCTGATTCCTTCAGGCCAGTTTTACATGGGTTCAGATTCAACCCCCATAGTTGCTTTTGATGATCCGTTACATGAAGTTAGTATTGACAATGCTTTCTACATGGGTAAATATGAAGTCACACAAGCCCAGTGGGAAGCAGTCATGGGAACTAATCCATCGTACTTTAAAGGAGATAACCTGCCTGTGGAACAGGTTTCATGGAATGATGTACAGGAATTCATCCAGAAATTGAATGAGATTGAAAATACCGATAAATACCGCCTTCCAACAGAAGCAGAATGGGAATATGCATGCAAAGCCGGAAATGACACTGGATTTTCATTTACAAATGAAGCTACTGATTTGGATGAATATGGCTGGTCCGATTCTTACGGATGGTGTGCTATAAACTCCAATGGAACAACCCATTCAGTCGGAGGAAAGAAAGCAAATTCCTGGGGACTTTACGATATGCATGGTAATGTCTGGGAATGGGTCCAAGATAACTGGCATGACAACTATGAGAATGCTCCTGCTGATGGAACTGCGTGGGAAGATGAGAACAACAGCAACCATGTTGGAAAAGGTGGAAGCTGGATGGATGGACCGAATTATTGCAAAAGTGCTTTCCGTGGCAGTTTAGATGCTAACAGTACATCCTATGTACTTGGATTCAGGATCGTGAAGGAGATATAA